The following coding sequences lie in one Capsicum annuum cultivar UCD-10X-F1 chromosome 5, UCD10Xv1.1, whole genome shotgun sequence genomic window:
- the LOC107870089 gene encoding uncharacterized protein At3g52155, chloroplastic isoform X2, producing the protein MNVIVPSLVEPLQVPYNNYKKSQIKKVPKCVGVGSLVIETNQDQQTSTSTETTPTSVAARRLILLRHAKSSWENRSIRDHDRPLSRTGQRDAIKLSQNLLKLGWIPQLILSSDALRTRETLKIMQEQVQAFLEAEVHFISSFYSVAAMDGQTAEHLRQAICKYSRDEINTVMCMGHNRGWEEAASVLSGVTVELKTCNAALLEATGKSWEEAFSLAGPGGWKLQGIVKPDTAV; encoded by the exons ATGAATGTTATAGTACCATCACTAGTGGAACCTTTACAAGTACCATACAACAACTACAAAAAATCACAAATCAAGAAAGTCCCAAAGTGTGTTGGAGTTGGTTCACTTGTTATTGAAACAAATCAAGATCAGCAAACTTCAACTTCTACAGAAACTACACCAACATCTGTTGCTGCTCGTAGACTCATTTTGCTTAGACATGCTAAGAGTTCTTGGGAGAATCGATCCATTCGAG ATCATGATCGTCCTTTGAGTAGGACTGGACAACGTGATGCTATCAAGCTCTCGCAAAACCTCCTAAAACTGGGTTGGATTCCACAACTTATTTTATCAAG TGATGCACTGCGAACGCGGGAAACACTGAAAATAATGCAGGAGCAAGTCCAAGCGTTTTTGGAAGCTGAAGTACATTTTATTTCAAGCTTTTATTCTGTTGCAGCGATGGATGGGCAGACGGCCGAGCACCTACGACAAGCAATATGTAAATACTCAAGGGACGAGATTAATACAGTCAT GTGTATGGGACACAATAGAGGATGGGAGGAGGCAGCGTCAGTGTTGTCAGGTGTTACCGTAGAACTAAAGACTTGTAATGCTGCTTTGCTTGAAGCCACCGGCAAGTCGTGGGAAGAG GCATTTTCGCTGGCTGGACCTGGTGGGTGGAAGCTTCAAGGGATCGTGAAGCCCGACACTGCTGTTTAG
- the LOC107870089 gene encoding uncharacterized protein At3g52155, chloroplastic isoform X1, which translates to MNVIVPSLVEPLQVPYNNYKKSQIKKVPKCVGVGSLVIETNQDQQTSTSTETTPTSVAARRLILLRHAKSSWENRSIRDHDRPLSRTGQRDAIKLSQNLLKLGWIPQLILSSDALRTRETLKIMQEQVQAFLEAEVHFISSFYSVAAMDGQTAEHLRQAICKYSRDEINTVMCMGHNRGWEEAASVLSGVTVELKTCNAALLEATGKSWEECSAQAFSLAGPGGWKLQGIVKPDTAV; encoded by the exons ATGAATGTTATAGTACCATCACTAGTGGAACCTTTACAAGTACCATACAACAACTACAAAAAATCACAAATCAAGAAAGTCCCAAAGTGTGTTGGAGTTGGTTCACTTGTTATTGAAACAAATCAAGATCAGCAAACTTCAACTTCTACAGAAACTACACCAACATCTGTTGCTGCTCGTAGACTCATTTTGCTTAGACATGCTAAGAGTTCTTGGGAGAATCGATCCATTCGAG ATCATGATCGTCCTTTGAGTAGGACTGGACAACGTGATGCTATCAAGCTCTCGCAAAACCTCCTAAAACTGGGTTGGATTCCACAACTTATTTTATCAAG TGATGCACTGCGAACGCGGGAAACACTGAAAATAATGCAGGAGCAAGTCCAAGCGTTTTTGGAAGCTGAAGTACATTTTATTTCAAGCTTTTATTCTGTTGCAGCGATGGATGGGCAGACGGCCGAGCACCTACGACAAGCAATATGTAAATACTCAAGGGACGAGATTAATACAGTCAT GTGTATGGGACACAATAGAGGATGGGAGGAGGCAGCGTCAGTGTTGTCAGGTGTTACCGTAGAACTAAAGACTTGTAATGCTGCTTTGCTTGAAGCCACCGGCAAGTCGTGGGAAGAG TGTTCTGCTCAGGCATTTTCGCTGGCTGGACCTGGTGGGTGGAAGCTTCAAGGGATCGTGAAGCCCGACACTGCTGTTTAG